TTCAGTGACACTGATGGTCTCTACGGGGTTGGGTATGATCTGCTACTAGCCTAGCGAATTATCATTGGTGGAGAAATGTGTGGTGGAGAATATGCAATGTGAGATTATATGTAGTGTGGGCTTTAACAAGGCTATAAGGTCGGGACCTTTTTTAATCTATTTAAGTTACTTTATCGAATGTGGAATTAGTTTCTGCATCTTAATTCATGTTATAATGTTGCACCATCTTCAACTCTTATCGAGATCCggagtttttcaagaaaaggtCCCATCGTTCAATATCATGATTGGTCAACCATTGGGATTTCTTGGCATTATATTGGCTTATTTTTCAGAGAGACTTGAGTTGGTTGCACACTGTGGTTCTCTTGGGCAGGAATTGGAGATAATTAGCCCCTTATGTTCAAAATTTTAATGGAATTGGGATCATTTTGGATATTTACATTTGTATTCACGTGGCCCACATTTGTTCCTACTGCAGGACCATGTGGCTGCTGCTCGCGATCAAAAAAGAGTAGTTTGAGTTTAGAGTTTTTTCTACTCTTGAAGGGCATTGCTATAAATGAGAGTAGCTAATTTGATAATAGCAGGAATTGGCAGCTTGAAAGAGAAACGCTCTCTCCATGATACTCTTATCTTCGGTACCTCAGTCTCGAACATTTTGGATTCTTGATAAAGATGTGGGGGAAAGCATCCCTGTTCTAGTTGAAAGGGCGAGACCAAAATTGTTTTTGTGGGCGTATAAGCTGTATTATGATGTATGATGAGATCGTTTATCAGTCTCTGCAGTTGGGTTCAGATTTTGTAATTGTGCAGTTCTGTCTTTTTCCGTTGTACAATATTCATAATTATCTTGTTGAGGTTAAACTTTTTTCCTATGTTATCTTTCCGGTTATCCACGCCATGTTTTGGTGCCTTTATATTTAAACTAGAAACCTcctatcatttgatttataccATTAATTATTATGAGGTGAGATAGATTCAAGTTGCAAATATGCTTCAAATGGTTCGAGTGTATTCCTCAAAAGTAATATAGGACACAAAAAATACTAGTGCTCTATTTTCGTTGCACAAACTCCAATCTAAGCGATCTCTCTAAGGGCATAAAGGCAGATTATCATGCCTTAGCATTCGGAAAGAGTATACCAATGAAAAAAGGTATTTATAACTGAAACGTAAAGACACTAGTTAAGCTAGTTCAGACATATTAATCTAGCAGAAGTTAGATGACTAATCTAACTTTGCGATCTTTTTGGTTCAAAAGGAGAGATTTCAAACTTTAAAAAGGAGTTACAATAGAAATATTAATAATTTAGGAGCGACCAACACTCAAAAATCTAATCATAAAGTAAATATTAATTTAGAAGAGGCAAGAGGGGAGTAGAGAGGAAGAGGGATAAAAGGAAGAGGAAGGAGAGAGGAGGGAGGCGGTGTTGTTGGTGGACGGGGGTGGAGGAGTAGTGGGTGGGCATGGTAGGGgagaaataaaatttttaaaaaattccaacaaaattttgaatttaaaaaacaTTTCCAATATACATCTACAATGAAATTCTTCAACATAcatgtaaaattaattaaaaacacCAATAAAAATGCTTAATTTATTTGGACCCGTATAGTTTTTACTAGAAAAATAAGCTGCACGAACAGTATATAATGCTTGCAAACAGCCAGAAAACACCATCCATGTGCATAACTATTTGGCTGAAGCCCCTATCAAACAAGGAGTTTTAGAATTCAGGATATAGAGCAACTCTGCACTTTTCGGATCCAGTAGAAAGATATGCTACAGGATCCTCAACAGAGTATACAAGAGCATGGAGCAGCTGAAAATTGCTTCCTGGATATCCGATGCTTGTGATGAATGCAAATTAGTCAATTGTAAAGCTCCTTGAGATACATTGCTGTCAATGCTGTGTGATACCGGATTGCAttgctataaaatttttttgttgaaatCCTCCTTTGTTCTGATCATCTTCTCCATCAGCATCACTTTTTCTCAAGTaatacctttggtaagttctaATTGTCTATATAATTATATCATTCTGTTTTGATACTTTCGGATTAGTTCTTATTACTCAAAAGTCTAGAACACCTATCACGCATGCATCTAATCTAGCGGATACTAAGCACCACTTATTAGTCCATTTAAGAATGTTTTTTTGCAACTATGCCAAAGCATCTGCAGTTCTTGCCCATCTGATTCCTAAGAAAATGTTAGAGATAATGGGGATGAAACAACAGAAACCATAGCCGCTGATAATTTTTCCTGACAAGATCTGCAACAACATTTTACAATGCAATTGCATAGAAATGAGCCAAGACGATTGCATAATGCAATTCAACACTACAAACCATAATTGTATGACAATAATTAGCAATACTAGTAACAAAGTGAGCCTAAAATGCAGTAAAactgacccaaaaaaaataaaaatcttgtCTGTTGTTTGTGGATTTATTAGGTAATGAAGGTCCCCTTATAGGTCATTGCAGATGGATctttttctctcataataaCATGAAAAGAACAGGACTTTGTCAGTAGAGAACTTGACAGATATAGTCTCAATGCTTGCTAAATTATCTTGAAGAAAAACATCAGAAGACAAATCCACATTTGTCTTTAAGATTTATAGGCTGTATTCATATCAGTAATGAccaaataaattacaaatttcCCCAACCGCACAAAATGCTACTCGGTTCCGTGAAACGGTGTGGTTTCTAAACAAAAATACAAGCATAATGTACAATCACTCATATGCAATTGGACTGCCATCTCATATAggaatacgttcaaattcaaaatgaaaatgTAAATTAAAGGTCATTCCACTTGTAGACGAGTTTGGGACGAAATTCTAGAGCTGTCACGTTTAACTTAAGACAAGCTATTATCTAAATGATTGTGCACACGCACATGTGCTTGTGTTAGAGAGAAAGCTTTCATAGCACAGTGAAAAGAGTAATCACAACAAATCCTCGTCCCCTGTCCACTTCAAAGTTTTGAGTGTATTCACCATCTCTTCAATCCTAGAATGTGAGAAATCACCTATAGTAAACTTTTCAAGATAACCATCCACATCAATCAGGCTCCAACCTGGCTCCTTCTTCAACCCACTGCCCTTCAACATTGTCCTTGCCTCTGCTACATCAGTCCACATTCCATCTGAAGCATACAAGTTTGAGAGCAAAATATAAGGTGAAGTAGTAATTGGCTGAAGACCTAGAAGCAGTGAAGCCACTCGTTTTCCAGTAACAACATCCCCATGCAGTCGACACGCTGAAAGTAAGCAACCTAAAACAACAGGATCATGCCCAAATTGATACTTCTGTACATACTCTTCAGCTTCACTTAATCTTCCAGCTCTCCCTAATAGATCAATGAGGCATGAAAAATGTTCAATATCAGGGGGGATTGCATAGATCGTATCCATGCAATTAAAGAAGCCTCTGCCCACATCCACGAGCCCAGCATGATTGCAAGCAGACAGAAGTCCGACAAATGTAACAGAATCTGGGGTCATGCCAGCATCCTTCATGCACTCAAACGTATCTAGTGCTCTTTCTCCAAGTCCATGGCTTGCCAAACCAGCAATAATGCTATTCCATGTCACAAGATTACGACTAGCCATCTGATTAAAGACATTATATGCATATTCAATACAACCGCATTTGGCATACATGTTTAGGAGAGCATTACCAATACCAGTATCCTCATCTGGCCTTTTTCTGATCAGATGCGCATGAATCTGCTTACCAAGCCGCATGGAAGCTAAGCCAGCAGATGCAGCAAGGGCAGTTGCATAGCTGAATTCATCAGGTAGAGCAACTCGtgtttgcatttcttgaaaaacactCAAAGCCTTCACGTGTTCTTCACAGTGAGAAAAAGCAGTAATCATCGTGTTCCACGAAATGATATCTTTTTCTTCAAGTAATCTAAATACCTTTTCAGATGCTTCTATTAAATTAAACTTCGCATACATTGTAATTAAGATATTGCCAGTTGTAGCCATAGAATCAAGCTTGTTCTTTATTATTTGGCAATGCAGTTGCATTCCTCTCCACATATCCCGTGGACTAGAGCAAACACCCAGGACTCCCATGAAAGTAAAGCGGTCAGGAATCAGACCTTTCTGACACATAATCTTATACATTTCAAAACCTTTTTCGGGCTGCTTATTTTCTACCAGCCCAGCAATGACAGCATTATAAGAAACAGAGCTCAGCCAAGATGCACCATCAGAAAATACCAACATGGCATCACTACATTCCCCACATTTCATGTACATCGAGATCAATGAGTTTGATACAAAAGAGATAGATGAACAGCCTAACCTCACTGCTTGAGCATGAATTTGTTGCCCAAGTCTAGCCTCCAGGAGGCTGGCACAAGAACTAAGAGCACTACTAAATATAAACTCATTGGGCCACAATTCTGTTCtcatttttttgaaaagatcAATTGCCATTAAATGCTTCCCAGCTTGGTCATAACCAGAGATCAAGGCGGACCAGGAAACGAGGTTTCTTTTAGGCATTTCGTCGAACAGTTGGTGGGCAAGAATGAGCTTACCACACTTAGAGTACATATTAATCGTATGGTTAGAGTTGATAATACATAGCATGCCTGCTTTAATAGCAACTGCATGGAGTGAAATCCCATTGTGGAATGCTTTGGTTTTAGAGCAGTGGTTCAAAAGTGAACCGAGGGTTTCTAGAACCATTCACTGCAGGTTGTCAACTCATTTTATCGCCAAGTGGTtacagaaaataacatttgtCATGCTTATCATCCCTCTCCTAACTCCTTATCAAACTAATCGTCAATGTGGCTAAGGAACTTTGAGATTGATTTTCTTCGTCCTCCTTTTGGTTGTTATTTGCACGTGAACTGTGCTTCTGGATGAGAAAGAAAGACAGCCAGAAGTCTGAGTGGCGGTGTCGCGGCGGGGCGttttttttattgagtaaaaaaCTTAGGGAGCCTTGAACtattgtattgttacttttgacTCATaatctaaattttatttttgattggcccttgaataattaaaattacatttttttaagGATTTCTGGTGACTTTAGACATAACTTTGGCTGGATTTAAAGGTCATATTTGTCCGTTCCTAATTGAAGTTTCGGAACCAGcataaaaaattctaaaaagagCTAACCTTTTAATTTCTCGAACACAGCATtaaatttttctttacaaatttCTAAAAATCGAGTTTTATCCAAAAGATTTTGACTGTGATCCTTTTTAaatagggttaattacatttacctcccctgagatttgatcatattaccaatcaatcctTGTAATTTAtccaaataacggtctcaccctttgaatgatcaaacatttaacaaaaacccccttaatgtcgaaaatgcccttattgaggccatgttgcattaaaaaaagaatatatttttattttattaaccctgaagcaatccaaaaaaataaaaaaaaaaaatttttgcttattattttataaaaatcatataTTTGCTTCCATAactagttttgaatcaataattattttaaatcttaaaaatgaatattaaaaattagataaattgaaagaaaaataaaaaagaagaaattattttaattcctgaaaTATTGTTCAAATTGAGGAAAACATGCATTGTGCTCTCCGCAACATGCCTTGAATCACAAATTCGAACCATATttgaggatttaaaataattgcttcttcttatttttctttca
The genomic region above belongs to Coffea arabica cultivar ET-39 chromosome 7c, Coffea Arabica ET-39 HiFi, whole genome shotgun sequence and contains:
- the LOC113698556 gene encoding putative pentatricopeptide repeat-containing protein At5g09950; its protein translation is MVLETLGSLLNHCSKTKAFHNGISLHAVAIKAGMLCIINSNHTINMYSKCGKLILAHQLFDEMPKRNLVSWSALISGYDQAGKHLMAIDLFKKMRTELWPNEFIFSSALSSCASLLEARLGQQIHAQAVRLGCSSISFVSNSLISMYMKCGECSDAMLVFSDGASWLSSVSYNAVIAGLVENKQPEKGFEMYKIMCQKGLIPDRFTFMGVLGVCSSPRDMWRGMQLHCQIIKNKLDSMATTGNILITMYAKFNLIEASEKVFRLLEEKDIISWNTMITAFSHCEEHVKALSVFQEMQTRVALPDEFSYATALAASAGLASMRLGKQIHAHLIRKRPDEDTGIGNALLNMYAKCGCIEYAYNVFNQMASRNLVTWNSIIAGLASHGLGERALDTFECMKDAGMTPDSVTFVGLLSACNHAGLVDVGRGFFNCMDTIYAIPPDIEHFSCLIDLLGRAGRLSEAEEYVQKYQFGHDPVVLGCLLSACRLHGDVVTGKRVASLLLGLQPITTSPYILLSNLYASDGMWTDVAEARTMLKGSGLKKEPGWSLIDVDGYLEKFTIGDFSHSRIEEMVNTLKTLKWTGDEDLL